TCTAAGCTTGCTATACTATCACAAACATATCTAAAATAACATATTAGCAACATAAGCATGTCATCCTATACCATATGCTCAATCACTCTGCTCATTCCAATTTCACCGGTAATTCAAATTTTCATCGCACGTGATCTGTCATGGCATGACTTCAGAACTTTAGATATAGATCGCATTCATTCATTGCTCCTCGATCAAGTCACAGTCACACACTGTGTTGTCGAATGaggaaggaaaaaataaaagcaCATAGGTGGAATGGAAGTGGAACTGGCAGCAGCAACACCCATGGAATGGATCACCGATGGATAGAATTCCGGACCCACCTGCCATCCACTTGGCGCTGGCTACTAGTCCTTGGGATGCTTTGCTCGGGCCAACCGGATTCTGTTAGGGCGCGCCGTGGTAGTTGGTTAAAGCTATGCTTGGTATAGCTCTagctttaaatttttttaaagtagattatttataactttaaattttttaagCTAAAGCTGTAGACCGTTTGAGGATATTtagttaaaatattttgttcttagtttagataaaaatagatatttaagctattttttattctataaaCTCTAAATCTAATATAAATTTTGAAACAAGCTCTGCTAAATTCTATGATGGAACTTCCATTGATTTCTCCCAGCAGAGCAGCTAGGGTTACTTCCATTGATTTCTCCCATGTACTAGGCTTTACCTGCTTACCATACCGTCAAACGTTACTGATGGAACTCGCAAGTGCTAGATTTCGTTAACTGAAACCCGAGGCAAATCACAACTTAATTACGACCTGCAGCGCTTTGATCTGATTGTGTGAAATTTGTACAGTATACCATCTTTTGGGTCTTATTTTGAGAGTGCGTCAAGTTTAGGCCCCTTTTGGAACAAATAATAAAAGGAATAATTTTGAATCATACGGGCAAAACTTTATATATCTGCCGGTTTGGACCAAAGGAATGCAGCATACAAAATTCTATGATGGATTTCAAAGGAACTTTAGTGCCAAGCTTTTATACCTTCAAACAGTGAATTAGAGAATTTCCAATTTGACCATGTGTTATATGCTCCCTCGTTCTAAACAGTGCAGGAGCTCATTCCGAACGTAGAAATTCTTACTATTTCGTATGCGAACTGGAAAGTGGCATGTGAAATCCTGTGTTCCAAACAAGCCTAATACGGATTTCTCCGAATCCAAACATGCCCTGATTTTGTAAAATATGCTGAATACTTGGACTTCACATACTATAAACTGAATAGTACCATTTAATAGGGTGTCTATAGTTTTATCTTTTATGCATCATGATGTTAAGTGGCAGATCCAAAGCAAAAGTTTAGAGACTCaacctccttctcttcctcattacactctttttttttcattttttcccttcttctcctcttctcttttttctttcttttctgcgTTCAAAAATTGTAGGGAGGTTTGGGGTTCTCAAGTATGCCCGCGATCAGGGGCTCCAGCCCCTCCCAGCGGATCCGCTCATGATCAGTGACTCGCCTCGGCTTAATACAAGtcaatttattaaaataaaaaatcaggttaaaaaacaaaataatataaatTTTGGGGTCCAAATCAATTCGGTACACCCAGCTTAAAACTGCTTAAGCTCAAGTCCTAATAACACCCGCAATTAGTTGGCGCGAGTTCAGAATTTAGACACCCGCCCCCAAACTCGGACACCCTTAGCATTTTCCATATTTGCATCAAAGCCCTTATGATCGCGATACTGAGGACCTGTTTGCGAAACAGCTTTTTCAGAGGGGCAATGTTGGGGTGAGGGGCGCGCAGGGCAGTAGTATAAAACCGGCGCGGCTCTCAAAGCCCTCCTCGCCTCGATCCGCCGTGCTTccgttttctctctctctctccgcacGCGGTACGAGCTCTTTGGGAGAGGGAAGGGCTCGAGTAgcggcggcggcaatggcggagGCGGCTTCTGcgtcggcgaggaggaggcgcgcCGGGCTCGCGGCGGCGCTGCTCCTCGTCCTCGTGCTGGCCGCCGGCAGCGTGGCGCTCGGGGGCGGCACCGGCGGGCGGCTCCTCGACGGGCTCCGGTGAGTGCCGTTGCTAGTGGGTGCTTCGGCGGCGTTCGAGCTCGACCTATTCAACTTTCGTTTCGCCgtgcctttttttccttttcgaATTTTTCAATCTGCTCCAATGTTTTCGTTTTCGAATTTTTGAACTAACTAGTCGTCGGCGCGCCTCTGTTCCAGGCACCGGAGtacggccgcggcggcgaggcggtggCTGCGGGACTCTTCAtggccggcggcgacgacgctTAGGTGAGCactccgccccccccccccccccaatcacAGGCGCGCTGCCCTCCTCTGCTTCCGGGCGATCTGGCGCGTCGGTTCCTCTCCTGGTCGCGATCTGGGCCGTCCCTTCTGGTGATCTAGATCCGGGCCGTAGCAGCAGCACACGAGGGGTGACTGCTCCGTTCCACGAATAAACCTCCTTCCTTTTTCGATCCCAATTTTTGGTTTTAGGGTTTTGGGTGCGCGGTATCCACCGAAATTCGTATTTTGGTGCTGGAAATTTGGGAATCAGGTTTTGATCAGAAAGCAGTATCAGACATGCTCCGATTTCTGTTGCCGAGTTCGTTACGATGGCAGAGAGGGGTATTCTCGTAATTTTCCACCACAAAAGCCCCGTCCTGCGCCTGCACCGGCCACGGTAAAGCGGGGGCAGTAAAAGATTTGGGAGGACGGGGACAAGAAGAAGCCGCGCAAAAGCTGGCCGAGGAAGCTCGCGACTTGCCGCTTCCCGTACCCAGCAATGCACCGGTGACACTCACACTTGGTTAGCTGGTTTACCTTTATTaggataaagaaaaagaaagaattcGAATTCGCTTACGGTTTCAGGCTAGCTTTGGGTACAGCCATCGCGTGCGCAAAGCGATGGCCTGGGTTGGTGGTTGTTTAATCCCGTTGCCTCGAGCGGTGCCGCACGCACGAATCATGAAGAACGGTCGCCACCAAATTTCTCGTATCAAGAAATGCTAGTGCGTGCTGGAGGAGCAAGTAATTCTTTCGCTCCTAGGCTCCTAGCATGTAGTACTACGAACTGCGCCCTTCATCTCGTGTATTTTCTCCTTTCTCTGATGAGATTTGTCGTACAAGCTGCAAACTTTTTCAGCTGCTCTAACAAAACAAAGAAGCAATGGTGGTGCTACCGGTTGCATGTGCTGTTGCTTCCCGCTTGCGGCGGTGTCTCACCTGGGCTAGCTTTGTATCGCAGGGACGGTGACGACGACGGGGCGATGGCGAGGACCGTTGCCGGCGCGGTGGGCGACCCGGAAACGGTGGTCAGCCAAGTGCACATGTACGTCCCTTTCCTGCATTCAGTTCCCTTCACTCTCACACACTGGCACTTGTAGATCTACATGCTTAATTCGTGCTTTGTCACTGCAGTTTTATTTTAGCTGCAGCCATTGTACAGTACAAATGAAACATTATTACTCCAGTAGGAATTGCTTTTCTATCGTAAAAAAAagttcttttctctcttttcagcTAGCAGTAGTGTCTAGTAGTAGCCTTTTTGCCCACCGCCTGACACCCCGGTCCCACCCGCAGCGTCACCGTAAAAAGAAAAGTGAAAACAAAGAGAGCAGATCTGGTTCGAGCTGTAGCAGTAGTAGGAGTGTACTTTACCCAGCCACGTGGTAGCACGAACACAACCACACAAGCGGGGCCCACCTGCCACGCACCTTACCCTGCCACGTGGGAGCAGGAACACAAGCACACAAGCGGGGCCCACCTGCCATGCACCACCCACACGCAGTGCTTTCTCGCGACGCGGCCGGCCCTGCTGCACCGCCGTGCCGGTGCCGGAGGCCATTAAACTCCGTTTCCTTTTACGGCGACCCAACACCCTCTCGTTCCGTGCGCACCACCAGCACTGTGGCTGACACACCCACACGTAGTGAGGCTAGCGagcaatggtggtggcggcaggCAGCGAGTGACACACCACGTTGTCCCCTCGCTCGCGTGGGGGCGGCCTGCCTGCCCGCCCCTGCATTTGCGACGCGCATTGATGGTGCTCTGCTTACCAGCAACCCTTCGTCCCTCCCCCCTTTCTCTCCCACCTAATCTTCTGTCGTCCGCAAGATCTGCGGCCGGTAACGGTAGCTGATTCACAGTTGAGGCTACAATGTACTAGTGTGGTATACTGACAAAAGAAGAAGTTTTGCTGTTGGGTTCGGCGCCAAGAAGCAATTAGTGACGTGACCGACATGGTAGATCCAACAGTTGGGCATGGGCAGCGAATTGGTCCCCAGATCAATAGTATAGTTCTCTCTGTGTATGTAAATCTTCATCAAGTTTTGTCGCTGCATTGCTCGTCTAATAACTACTCCACCTGAATGTTACACCTTTAATTGTCATGCCTTGTGCATTAGATGCAGTAGTTAGTAAGAAATGTTCTGTCATATTTGTGAATCTTCGTCAAGTCCTGTGTGGCTGCATTGGTCATCAAATTCCTGAATTACTGTACCTGAATTCCCGAATGCTAGTACAATTTGTCATGTCTGATGGCTTGTGGAGTTGTGGTAGAAACTTTTATGAATTGAATTGTCGGAAAACTGAAATCTTGCTGCTTGGATTGAATGAATGGTTGCGCAGGTCCATCAAGAACAGCACAGCCCGGCGGAACCTCGGGTACCTGTCGTGTGGGACGGGCAACCCGATCGACGACTGCTGGCGCTGCGACCCGGACTGGCACAACAACCGCCAGCGCCTCGCCGACTGCGGCATCGGCTTCGGCCGCAACGCTATTGGCGGCCGCGACGGCAAGATCTACGTGGTCACCGATCCCGGCGACGACGACCCCGTCAACCCGCGCGAAGGCACCCTCCGCTACGCCGTCATCCAGGACGAGCCGCTCTGGATCATCTTCAAGCGCGACATGGTCATCACGCTCAAGCAGGAGCTCATCATGAACAGCTTCAAGACCATCGACGGCCGCGGCGCCAACGTGCACATCGCCAACGGCGCCTGCATCACCATCCAGTACATCACCAACGTCATCATCCACGGACTGCACATCCACGACTGCAAGCCCACAGGGAACGCCATGGTGCGCAGCTCGCCCAGCCACTACGGGTGGCGCACCATGGCCGACGGGGACGCCGTGTCCATCTTTGGCTCCAGCCACATCTGGGTGGACCACTGCTCGCTCTCCAACTGCGCCGACGGACTGGTCGATGCCATCATGGGATCCACGGCCATCACAGTGTCCAACAACTACTTCACCCAGCACAATGAGGTACATCCTACTAGATCCTatccatttgtttttgtttaccCTCCAATAATGCCTGTCCATcgatcttttgttttcttcaccAAAGACATTGGGAATTTGGAGGAATCTCCTGGATTTGGCGCATATATGCCAAGGACTTGTTTGTTTTCTGCCAGCAGAAGCGTAGTAGTTTAGCATCAGTTCTGTGCATGCCAACTATTCCTCCAAATCTAACCAGAAGCTGTCGGTTGTATATGCTGTGGATATTGCTGACTTTAGCATCTCACGTGCATAACGAGATTCTTTCAGAGTTTTTTCTGCAAACAACCTAGCTGGATTTCTCACCGATGGTAAAACTGATATTATGCAGGTGATGCTCCTTGGCCACAGTGACTCCTATGTGAAGGACAAGGCGATGCAGGTGACAATAGCCTTCAACCATTTCGGCGAAGGTCTCATTCAGAGAATGCCAAGGTGAATTTATGAACTGAACACCAGTGTACTGAACCTTGTATGCTTGTTCCTGTCCA
This genomic window from Phragmites australis chromosome 7, lpPhrAust1.1, whole genome shotgun sequence contains:
- the LOC133923882 gene encoding probable pectate lyase 8, translated to MAEAASASARRRRAGLAAALLLVLVLAAGSVALGGGTGGRLLDGLRHRSTAAAARRWLRDSSWPAATTLRDGDDDGAMARTVAGAVGDPETVVSQVHMSIKNSTARRNLGYLSCGTGNPIDDCWRCDPDWHNNRQRLADCGIGFGRNAIGGRDGKIYVVTDPGDDDPVNPREGTLRYAVIQDEPLWIIFKRDMVITLKQELIMNSFKTIDGRGANVHIANGACITIQYITNVIIHGLHIHDCKPTGNAMVRSSPSHYGWRTMADGDAVSIFGSSHIWVDHCSLSNCADGLVDAIMGSTAITVSNNYFTQHNEVMLLGHSDSYVKDKAMQVTIAFNHFGEGLIQRMPRCRHGYFHVVNNDYTHWEMYAIGGSAEPTINSQGNRYLAPTNPFAKEVTKRVETASSVWKSWNWRSEGDLLLNGAYFTPSGAGASASYSRASSLGAKSSSMVDSITSGAGALSCRKGAAC